A DNA window from Anas platyrhynchos isolate ZD024472 breed Pekin duck chromosome 33, IASCAAS_PekinDuck_T2T, whole genome shotgun sequence contains the following coding sequences:
- the STRN4 gene encoding LOW QUALITY PROTEIN: striatin-4 (The sequence of the model RefSeq protein was modified relative to this genomic sequence to represent the inferred CDS: inserted 1 base in 1 codon) translates to MAAERAAAAGTGTGGPQGPAAPSPGPGPGSGPVEAANRGGLSLPGILHFIQHEWLALQAEKGRWEGAGAGLSRQVAFLQGERKGQENLKTDLVRRIKMLEYALKQERSKYHKLKFGTEPAPGRRAQAWSSVRVPKRYLEEAGARIILGHALEAGNAGVSQERGGAGLEQVPFLRPCEDEDSDEDEDADGPPAEPPRQHKKQRSSATLRPEVEDEDDDDDSEDALNEFDFLGSGENGDGRRAGRAAASSVSRVPAGAGWAGTWGRAAGRGRSPPKTAASGQPRAHEGSLGLSSDVFIMGSICGGAVSLGDLADLTVTNDNELSCDVTPEGRDALKNVNPKFTLRSHYDAVRGLAFHPAEAALLTASEDSTLKLWNLQKTVAAKRNVAWTWNRPTLFLVDTGAPALAVAMGRDSALCSAAAYAVHRWRLPTGHGSLRRLRVTFSARPQTLGVLSGVLDVHNRRGLGSGFGSRRSSVASAPSDYTVRLGTPGATPTPPASAPTTPRAHGVPTSVTFSATEPVDAVVAFRTGAAVLYDVEXGAALLTLYRCGGSQINQVVSHPSQPLSITANDDRGIRFLTTGAGHDYSLRLWHLAHNTCVQELTRTARSMSSLHVAFHPSRALSASAGAHALAKVFV, encoded by the exons ATGGCGGCggagcgggcggcggcggcggggacggGCACGGGCGGCCCCCAGGGCCCAGCCGCTCCCTCCCCCGGGCCCGGGCCCGGTTCAGGCCCGGTGGAAGCGGCGAACCGAGGAGGGTTGAGCCTGCCGGGGATCCTGCACTTCATCCAGCACGAGTGGCTTGCTCTCCAGGCCGAGAAGGGGCGCTGGGAGGGGGCGGGAGCGGGCCTGAGTCGGCAG GTGGCCTTCCTGCAGGGCGAGCGCAAGGGCCAGGAGAACCTGAAGACGGACCTGGTGCGCCGCATCAAGATGCTGGAGTACGCCCTCAAGCAGGAGAG GTCCAAATACCACAAGCTGAAATTCGGCACCGAGCCGGCGCCGGGGAGAAGAGCTCAAGCGTGGAGCTCGGTGCGGGTCCCCAAGCG GTACCTGGAGGAGGCGGGGGCACGGATCATCCTGGGACATGCGCTCGAGGCGG GGAATGCGGGGGTCAGCCAGGAgcgcgggggggccgggctGGAGCAGGTCCCCTTCCTGCGCCCCTGCGAAGACGAGGACAGCGACGAGGACGAGGACGCCGACGGCCCCCCCGCCGAGCCCCCGcggcagcacaagaagcagcgAAG TTCCGCAACGCTGCGTCCCGAGGTGGAGGACGAGGACGACGACGACGACTCCGAGGACGCCCTCAACGAGTTCGATTTCCTGGGCTCCGGGGAGAACGGGGACGGCCGGCGGGCCGGGAGGGCGGCGGCGAGCTCGGTGAGCAG AGTACCCGCCGGTGCTGGGTGGGCAGGGACGTGGGGCCGAGCTGCGGGACGTGGACGCAGCCCCCCAAAAACGGCCGCCTCGGGGCAGCCCCGCGCGCACGAG GGGTCCCTCGGCCTCTCCTCCGACGTCTTCATCATGGGCAGCATCTGCGGCGGCGCCGTCAGCCTGGGGGACCTGGCCGACCTGACGGTCACCAACGACAACGAGCTCAGCTGCGACGTGA CTCCGGAGGGCCGGGACGCCCTGAAGAACGTGAACCCCAAATTCACCCTGCGCAGCCACTACGACGCCGTGCGGGGCTTGGCCTTCCACCCGGCCGAGGCCGCCCTGCTCACCGCCTCCGAGGACAGCACCCTCAAGCTCTGGAACCTCCAGAAGACCGTGGCGGCCAAGCG GAACGTGGCGTGGACGTGGAACCGGCCCACGCTCTTCCTCGTGGACACAG GGGCCCCGGCGTTGGCCGTGGCCATGGGCCGCGACAGCGCGCTGTGCTCAGCGGCGGCGTACGCCGTGCACCGCTGGCGCCTGCCTACTGGACATGGATCCCTACGACGGCTACG GGTGACATTTTCGGCCCGTCCCCAGACCCTGGGGGTGCTGAGCGGCGTCCTGGATGTCCACAACCGACGCGGTTTGGGGTCTGGCTTTGGATCTCGCCGGTCATCTGTGGCCTCTGCTCCCTCCGACTACACCGTGCGCCTTGGGACCCCCGGCGCGACGCCGACGCCGCCTGCCTCAGCACCTACGACGCCCAGAGCG cacggtGTTCCCACCTCTGTCACCTTCTCGGCCACCGAGCCCGTGGACGCCGTGGTGGCGTTCCGCACGGGCGCCGCGGTGCTGTACGACGTGG GCGGCGCGGCACTGCTGACGCTGTATCGCTGCG GTGGCAGCCAAATCAACCAGGTGGTGAGCCACCCCTCGCAGCCCCTCTCCATCACCGCCAACGACGACCGCGGCATCCGCTTCCTGACAACCGGAGCAG GCCACGACTACTCGCTGCGCCTGTGGCACCTGGCGCACAATACGTGCGTGCAGGAGCTGACGCGCACCGCAAGAAGCATGTCTTCTCTGCACGTCGCTTTCCACCCCAGCCGCGCGCTCAGCGCCAGCGCCGGCGCCCACGCCTTGGCCAAGGTCTTCGTGTGA